The sequence below is a genomic window from Ovis canadensis isolate MfBH-ARS-UI-01 breed Bighorn chromosome 1, ARS-UI_OviCan_v2, whole genome shotgun sequence.
TGCTCTGAAACTGGAGAGAAAATGGCGCAGTAGCTACAGTAGGAAGAGACTTGGGTGACAGATTCGGTCACGATAAGGAAAACCAGCTCATGCGTGAAACAAACATGCACCTTAACGTTTGCCCAGTGCTTACTTGTTGTGAAGGCAACTGTAACGGGAAGACACAGTTCTCCCCTTCCCATGTCTTTCTTCCCTTTGCTACTCACGCCAGGACTTCACTTGTGGTTACCAGGCGggaggccccacccccaccccccccaccaggCAAATCTGTCTGACACCAGCTAGGTGTCCTACAATTTAACTCAGTTTTGACACTGACTACTTAGAGATAGTGTCAAGTCCACAGGTTAAAGGCCCAGTCCTTCCTTATAAGAATGCGCCCACTTCCTTCAGATGCCAGTCTCAAGCCCGAGTTATTACctgcacttctttttaaaattgaagtttagtctatttgcaatattgtgttagtttcaggtgtatagcaaagtagtCTACATGTGAttgtacatttatatgtatatattaattttttccaattcttttccattatagttcatTACAAGATATTGCATATAGTATTTATGCTATAGGTAAATCCTAGTCGTTTATTTTACGTACGGTAGTATGCATATGTTAATCTGACACTCCGAATATAtccttttctctttggtaactattagtttgttttctatatctgtaagtttgtttctgttttgtaaataagttcatttgtactttttttttagattctacatacaagtgatagcatatttgtctttgacttacttcgcttactatgataatctctaggtctattcatgttgctgcaaatgatgaATACACCACATCTTAAGTCaatcatctgtcagtggacatgggttttttccaatagtcccAAATGTCTTTGACTATTACCAGTTATGTTGCTATGAATGtggaggtgcatgtatcttttcaaattagacctttcattttttcccagtatatgcttaggagtgagattgctgaatcatatagtaactctattattagtgttttaaagaaattccatactgttttcatagtggctgcgccagtttacattcccaccaacattgtaggAGGGTGGGTTGCTTTTTCTCCACActtctagcatttattattattttttttagcatttattatttataaactttttgatggtggccattctgacttgtgtgggGTGATATCTcctgttttatttgcatttctctaataattagtgatactgagcatcttttcatgtacctattggccatctgtatgttttctttggagaactatctattaaggtcttctgcccatctATTGATTgcgttgtttgtttgttgttgttgttgttttttaggaatatatacatatatgtatttaaggATCTGATAGTTCCTTGTTAAGCAAAATCAAAGTCTGACTACAGAATGACATGAAATATCTTAAGTTACAGTCAACACAGGTTGCTTACCTAAAGACTTATACCTGTGTTAACATAAACAGCGTATCACCAGCATAAAAGCACACCCCAATTTAACTCTCTTAAGGTACAAGTTAAACATCTATCTGTTGAGTGGTATCATCTCCAGAAGTCTGTATATTGAGTTCAGGTGTGGATTCAAGATTTTCTTGGGTCTCTCTCAAGGGCTCTCCTTCCCTTCAATATTTCTCACTATGCACATTTTCCTTCTACTTACATGGAATTGCcattcttaaatttaaattaactaataaatttatttggccacaccaggtcttagctgtggcatgcgcagaatcttcagtcttcatttcgTCATGctgggtctttagttgtggcatgcaaactctagctgcagcgtgcaggatctagttccccgaccagggaaggaacctaggccccctgcattgggaatgcagagtcttagccacttgaccatcagggaagcacctgccattttaaaatttaacacctCATTTTCATCACTTGTCATGTCAGTTCCTTGAAATGTTATTGTCCATAAACCTTGACATGTATTttcataacagaagcagaagctaaaaCATGTGGACACCACACAATGTAATCCAATGagtatttaaaaagtataaagtaaGAATTCAGTTGCCAACTTACTGGATATCACACATTattaaatgtctattttatttccATGATCTGAAACTGACTTCTCACCCAAGAAAAGGgattcatttctatgcatttaTGTCTTTCTTTGATGAACACAGAAAAGTTTCCTCTTTGACAAAACTGTCCCAGGGCAAAAAACAAACGCTTTCCAAATTAGAGCACAAGTCTTCCTTAAATGTCAGTGtgaggtaaaataaaatatggtagcagtcttttaaatttcatgaaagCTAGTTAAGATGGTTTTTGCCGTTTTGCAGATGGTCCATCTGAATTAGTTCTGTTATCAGTGTTATTTTCATCTTCTGAATCATCTTCATCATCACCAATTAGCAGTCACTTCCccgtcctgggtcgggaagatccgctaaagaagggttaggctacccactccagtattcctgggatttccttgtggctctgttggtaaagaatccaccgtcCAAGGCCTCGTCGGGAGCCGCCATCCCCCAGTCCTGTGCTTCCGGCTGTacctgagagccgaagaactcaGTCACCAGCTCCCTCATCTGAGCCACACCAGACAACAAGCTCTGGAAAGGGTCGGTGATGCCCGGCGCCTCACAAGGCACCCGCAGCTGCTGTCGCTGCCCTTCCAGTCCGATGCGCTCGCCCAACAGCTCCATAGCGACCGCTATGCTTCAGGAGTGTGCCACAGTgagatgtttgttgttgttgttgagttgtatgagttgtttgtatattttggaaattaagcccttatcAGTTGCATCATCTGCATGTATTTACTCCCAGTCTGTaggttcttttcattttgtttatggtttcctttgctgtgcaaacgtttataagtttgattagatctcatttgtttatttttgcttttatttctattgctttgggattctaacctaagaaaacattgcttgattcatgtcagagaatgttttgctgtGTTCTCTTCTGGGAGTTTTGTGGTGTTGTATCTTCTGACCCGCTATAGATGATAGATTGGGGGTTTCAGTGATCCCTTCATCAGATTGCATTTGCTAGAACTCTTACTTGCACCAACTGCGTCAGTGTATTAAAGAATATGATACAGGATACAGATGGACAACCATATACAGAAATACATCAGGCAAGATCTGGGAGGCTCTCTAGTGCAGAAACTTCTGTCCCTGTAGAGTTAATGTACATCCTCCTCTTGGTGTTCCAGCTTCCAATCTGGAAGCTTTCTAGACCCCATGCTTTTGGGATTTTATTGAGGCTTCCCTTTCTGATGGATGGAGCTGAGAATTCCAAGTTTTTAatcatggcttggtctttctTGTGACCAGCCTCAAATATAGTAGTCAAGCAGGAGCCCATTCAGCGTCACTTCCTTAGAACAGAAGATTCTCCTAGTGCTCTTATCACTTAGGGAATTAAAAGGGTTTTAGGAGTTGTGTGCCAGGAGTCAGGGACAGAGACCAatatgtatattttctcttttctcacagCCCACTCACCCTGGTCTTTGGCCACTGACCCCTAATCCATCAAAATGATACACAAGTTCAAAAGTACAAGTTCACGTTACTGGAATCCAAAGTGGTCATTAAAGATcattcctgtccatcagcatATTCTATGAGACTGTCTCCCGGGGCAAGACCACTCCGGTTTGCAGGCTTTCATTCCATCTTGTCAAGGTCCAAAAGCAGGCATGCTCTCAGCAAACATATGGCTTCACCCTTTCAGGCATCTTACATAATTGAGCTGAGGCAATATCATGTCTTGCTCTGAGCCTCTTTCAAGGTGTTGATGTAACATGGGAGTTTTTCCTTacaattcatttattctttactgTTAACTGCTATTAGTCCTCCTTCTCTCTGTTTATAC
It includes:
- the LOC138430145 gene encoding EKC/KEOPS complex subunit GON7-like codes for the protein MELLGERIGLEGQRQQLRVPCEAPGITDPFQSLLSGVAQMRELVTEFFGSQVQPEAQDWGMAAPDEALDGDDEDDSEDENNTDNRTNSDGPSAKRQKPS